The stretch of DNA atatatatatatatataaagtagttaggtattattgactgacacgttatgtaaaataaagttttattttgaggttgcagtcattaatagggcaggaaagtaaaactctttgttctttaatcaagctttcgcaaaatttatttgcttcttcaggatatgctaaaatatggtatcagtaaatacaacgaaattagaactaaatagcattgtataaaactagtaaataactaaataacattgtatttactgataccatattttagcatatcctgaagaagcaaataaattttgcgaaagcttcattaaagaacaaagagttttactttcctgccctattaatgactgcaacctcaaaataaaactttattttatatatatatatatatatatatatatatatatatatatatatatatatatatatatatatatatatatatatatatatataagaataagaaaaaaagaagtacttgtgactcgtttggaacaaatatacaactgttttggatgggttggagtcaataaaagggctattggttaactattttttttatctcgagctttcaattgtgtttacaattattatcaagagctaaaaaagacaaaatacttacaaggttgaactaaaaagaaaaaacaatttttgttaacttaccaaataaaaattagtttagtaagtaaaaattactgcttacatcttcaaaatatttaatacaaaaatgctttaatctaataaatgtttctccgaaaatttttataattttgaaaacatttttttaatacaaaaataattgaatttataaataagttcaaatagcaaccaattacaaatagcctcaatgtcataaatgccaacataaaatttttatttttgacaattatattgccaaaagtaaaatttcgtttaaacattcttttttgtttagtaacaaatagaagaagatttattcaccgttgacagatgtctgaaagaatgtaacagatatatggagaattaaatatgacattttacaagttttatatataaatcataaagaaagaatataattataaattttgcttaaattttgaatttctgatcttttgtttaaactattatcacttttgctaatacaaaccatttccaaaaaagtccttttaaatttattactttcactacataaaatgtaatcgataaagaccatattatggattttgataacattaaaattttatgtagtgaaagtaatgaatttaaaaggacttttttggaaatggtttgtattagcaaaagtgataatagtttaaacaaaagatcagaaattcaaaatttaagcaaaatttataattatattctttctttatgatttatatataaaacttgtaaaatgtcatatttaattctccatatatctgttacattctttcagacatctgtcaacggtgaataaatcttcttatttttttgttactaaacaaaaaagaatgtttaaacgaaattttacttttggcaatataattgtcaaaaataaaaattttatgttggcatgtatgacattgaggctatttgtaattggttgctatttgaacttatttataaattcaattatttttgtattaaaaaaatgttttcaaaattataaaaattttcggagaaacatttattagattaaagcatttttatattaaatattttgaagatgtaagcagtaatttttacttactaaactaatttttatttggtaagttaacaaaaattgttttttctttttagttcaaccttgtaagtattttgtcttttttagctcttgataataattgtaaacacaattgaaagctcgaggataaaaaaatagttaaccaatagcccttttattgactccaacccatccaaaacagttatatatatatatatatatatatatatatatatatatatatatatatatatatatatatatatatatatatatatatatgtatatatatatatatatcaaatatatGTCAAAATCATAGGATTTAAAAAAGAGAATACAATgcgatagaaaaatcaaatacagcacaatgtcaaaagggccttagtggTGTATCTTccgttctattagtccaatcataacgtgcagtacctcaaatgatagtatttaacaaataaaatacaataaggtataaaaaataaaatagagtaGCATGTCAAAAGGGACTTAGTTatgcagggtgtttcaaaaaaaggtaaccccgtctctagtaGCCTAATCCTGATGTGCAGTAcctacctcaaatgatagaatttaacttatagaatacaatgagatataaaactCAAATAGAGTagcatgtcaaaagggccttagttatttATCTTcagtcctattagtccaatcgtgacgtacagtgacttaaataatagaatttaaacaatagaatactacgatataaaaatcaaatacagcaacacgtcaaaagggccttaggtACAGTAtttcaaatgatagaatttaaccgatagaatacaataaaaaagaaaaattaaatatagcagtatgtcaaaaaggccttagttACCTATCTCTGGTTCTATTGGTCTAACCGTGACATATGAAGCcgaaaatgataggatttaacgaatatacaacatttttatttaaaatccttcatAACAGGTATacaataaaatacccaaacgggctacatcacaattacaaaacgttttcggaatctatattccatcatcagtgtaactaagtgtacatgttttaaaatatttgggtaaaaataCGTTAAATGTTGTTAGTTTAAATTTCTGTTACATTATGTGTTCTTATAAGttgagatgttaaagttaccagtggaattGCTTGGAACTCTACATGAGGTtgcttggtcctgagacaaagtgtctacgtgGACTAGTTGCTATCttcagctacaggaacttagttttctAGTGGATATAAAACGATGGTGGAGACAAATTAAACATGTGTAAATTGCGGCATGTAATCATACcgtaaactggcagcaataaaacgtattaacgcacagaggtgtgtggcatattacgtgacatgATTTAATGAATagcatacgattacgtcatagaTCTCAATACATACGTCCATTTTAGACATAGTTAACTACTCTACATGTGATAAACATAtgaataacataattaacgcagcaacagaatcacttgaagagagaaaagtaacgaacactTACATATCAAAAAAAAGTAAAGACCATGGTTTAgaaaggaagtgaagacaaaatatgaagaaaagaagaaagtctTTTGATAATACagaacaggcatacaaccactataaaggaatcaaaaatgaaacgaatactttggttagacaaataaaaagggaacactggcagagcttatCAAAACAGATCGAACACGACTTTAcactacggaacacaaaaagaaatatggagaatgatcagaggacaaagaaaagagatgaacgaagtAATAAAatcgaaacacattcagaaggaaacatgggtagattactttcgatccctatttgctaaaggtgacggtAATGAACTACCAACACCAGAGGTAACGACAAaccaagaaataaatattgaggaataaaagggagacaaatcggacccggaaaattacagaagaattaatttattaaacacaacactaaaattaacaaccaaagtgataacaaataaactgaatgaaattattaattatttaacacTAGCaaaaaaacaacaaggttttaagtCGGGAAGTTCATGCACCATgaactatatttataataaagcaagtgcaagagaaatcattagaatacaacaaaccggcatatctatgtttcgtggaccttaagaaggcatttaaccgggtcaaattaaaagacgttatccacttactgtaggCAAGAGAGAtgcctctaggaataatcaaaacgatcgaaaatatctaccaaaacaacacaataaaagtaaaagtaaaagaaaaactaaccgaccctattgaagctggcaatgggataagacagggaaattccctgagttctctattatttaacctgattatggatgaaataataaaaaaagtaaaaactaaaaaaaaggataccaaatgggattaaaaatacttaaaataatctgctatgcagacgacgcaatactactttctcaaagtgaagatgatttacaacgtatgctgcaccaatttaatataactgccagaaaatttaacatgttcatttccccaaaaaagacaaaatgcatggttacaacagcaaatttactaaaatgtaaattggagctgaaaggtcagataatagaacaagtgaatagaaagctcgaaactgatgtgaaagatcaagtaaatagagcaaacagagccgcaggctgcctgaatgaaacttcttctttatgtgccgtcttctaccgaagtttggcgaccatcaaacgataggtttttctgttttgtgccgcatgtatcatgttcgcagcttctggtatttgaaactattctctcaagtttctcagccaggatttcttctttctgcctaatggaaagggtaaactttgtggccaaactatccacatttaagagaggcgtatttgaacacctaattgcttcaaaatatttattaaggaccactgaagcaataaaacaattaaaatgtatttttccttcgatttatttatagtgaacttaagggctaattcaacattgataattatcgcaattctgataatactaaaaagagttatacaaatatcattAGCTTTACAGTGCTGGGAGGCAGTAACAGAGATACATAGAATTGAGAGAAACAAACTGATATACGTTTAACAaaaaacaccgggtttacaagcgcatttatcacTTACGCACCACGCACTTTTCGGGATCACACCCCAGCCCGTCTttacttgccgagaggcaaattagCACTGTCTGTCCTAAGTTATATAACGAGGGGAGGATGGGTCCCTGATGTAGGgaatcagtcgcacacacgttaacacgatagCTGATGACCTGAGCGCagaatttgataaaataactatactattacaatattatacaggttgtttttacaacatactGCCCCCCGTTGAAGCTTTAACATTATAAAAAGCAttaaaaagaaaagagtacataaaaaaaaacaatatgagtAATAGTATACAAATTCATACAAACAACGTATGAGTAAAAGTACTAAATCTAATAACATTAACATAATCCTTCACTAGGAAGGGGACACAATTTTGTTATCGTGCGTTTGAAAATCCCATCCTTAGTTTTAACAGATGCAATTCTCACTCGGCCATCTTTACCCGGAAAGACTTCCATCACTCGTGCCAATGACCAGTAGAAAGGAGGGAGATTATCTTCTTTAACTAACACAAGGTCATTGGGTTGTAAATTTTTGAATGGAAGGAACCATTTTGGACGATTTTGAAGTCGATTCAGATAATCAGTCGACCACCTTTTCCAAAAAAGTTGCTGGAGCTTAGAGAGATTTTGCCAGATGCTAAGTCTATTTTCCGGGATAGATGTATACTTCTGGTCAAGTAGCGAGGTGAGAGACCTTCCAATTAGGAAGTGACCAGGGGTGAGATATGTGAAATCGGAGGGATCATTAAAGAGGGCACAAATGGGCCGAGAATTAAGTACGGCTTCAATTTGGGTAAGCACGGTACTGAATTCCTCAAATGTAATTTTGAGATTGCCCAATAATCTATAGATATGATATTTAGCACTCTTTATAGCGCTCTCCCAGAGTCCTCCATGATGAGGAGAGCGAGGTGGTATTGTTTTCCATCGAATTTTAGAGGAGGCTAAAAATTCCTGAATAGAAGAGTTAGTTTCCTTATTTTTCAAGAAATTATAGAGATCGAATAACTGATTTTGAGCCTCAAGAAAGTTTGTCGCGTTATCAGAGAATATAGTCTGAGGGAGACCTCTTCGACTGATAAAGCGCTTGAGAGTAAGAAGAAACGCTTCTGTTGTAAGCCCACTGACTAATTCTATATGAACCGCACGCGTGGACATACAGACAAATAGAGCTATGTATGACTTTATCAAGGGACTTTTACGAAGTTTAGAGGCCTTTATTAGAAAGGGACCACCAAAATCCAAACCGACATGAGCAAAAACTTGAGCAGAGCATAAGCGTTCCTTAGGTAAATCAGACATGATTTGAGCTAAGGGTTTGGCATTAAACTTGAAACAAACATGACATTCGTGGACTATCCTCTTAATCTCACGTGGACCATTCAAGGGCCAATATCTAAGGCGAACTTGAGAGAGAGCATTCTGAGGGCCTGCATGATGGAGCCTAAGATGTTCTCTTTTGAGAATTAGACGAACAACATGATTTTTCGAGGGGTGGAGGGGAGGGTATTTTTGATCAAAGGTAACTTCGGAATACCTAAGACGTCCACCTACACGGAGCATTTCATTTTTATCAAGAAAAGGAGCAAATTGTAAGAGAGACTTATTAGAAATAATCGTATTGCCTTTGAGATCAGCGATTTCTGAGGAGAAACTTGAGTTTTGcagtaattttataattttcatttcggCATTTTGAAGTTCAGATACTTCAAGTGCACCGGATAATTTTTGAGTGCCAGACCTTACGTTATTAGCAAATCTGAGTACATAAGCTATAGTCCTTACATATTTCGTGAAACTGAAGAACCTTTCAGAAAGCATGACAAAGAAATCAAATTGAGCACTTCGAGTGTGAAGAACaacttttctttcttcaggtaaTTTATTAGAATTAAACTTCGGACTATATTCAGACAAATTTAGGTCAAATGTTTGCAAAAACTGAGGACCGTGAAACCAAAGAGTGGAGTTGAGTATGTTAGAGGGCATCATTCCTCTGGAGAGGATGTCAGCAGGGTTGTCTTTAGACTTTACGTGTCTCCAATGAGAGTGAGAAGAATTTTCTTGAATTTGAGCTACCCTGTTGGCGACAAATTGATTCCATCTGGAGTGATGTGATCTGAGCCACGCCAAAACTATCTCAGAATCGCTCCACATGTTTATATAGGTAATAGAGGGCAATTTATCCTATGATATCAACCACCTTTGTGGTGAGCTTGCTAGCCAATAAAGCACCCATAAGTTCCAGCCTTGGAAGCGTTATGGTCTTTAAAGGAGCAATACGACTTTTCGAAGCAATGAGAGAGCACGAGACATTTTTTGATTTGTAGATAACCCGTATATAACAACAAGCAGCGTATGCTTTCAAAGTTGCGTCAGAAAAAGAGTGAATTTCAATAGAAGAAATTTCATGACATGAGAAAAGACATCTGGGTATGCTTATGTCTTTGAGAGCAGCGAGATCAGTTATAAACTTCAaccattcatttaaaatatttgaatccacggagtcattccaattaattttagaaatccaaattttttgcataataattttagcaagaacagttacgggattaatgagcccttgtggatcaaaaatttgagcgataatagagagtacttccctttttgtgtaattatcttttattgataattgaggtacagaaattgaaaatgtatcaGTACTGGGGTTCCAACAGAGACCTAAAACCTTATTAGAAGCATTCTCTGGTGAAATAACATAGGCAGAGTTTGTAGAGAGACTAGAAACATTTTCCAAAAACAGTCAGTTATCTCATTATGAGCCTTAAGAAGAGTTTGCGTGTCATTGGCCCCATATAGAATGTCATCTACATAGCAGCCTGTTAAGAGAGCATCGGAGGCCAATGGGTAGTTGTTTTGATGAGTTTTAGCTAATTCCATCAAACAACGAGTACTTTGAAAGCTTGCGCTTTTTGTTCCATAAGTTACGGTTTGAAGCTCAAGACATTCGATGTCCTGTTCCGGAGAATCCCGCCAGAGAATATTCTGCAGGAATGTGTGATCAGGATGAATTTGTacctgcctgtacattttttGTATGTCGGAAGTGAAGACATAGGTATACAATCTAAACCGAAGGAGAATGTCGAAAAGTTCAGGCTGAAGAGTTTTTCCTTTTAACAGGATGTCATTAAGAGAATAGCCACTGGAACTTTTCATGGAGCCATCAAAAACCACCCGTAATTTGGTATTTAATGATTCTTCTTTTATGATAGAGTGATGaggtaaaaagtatttattttctaagtgcacatttgtgAGAGAAAGAGGAACCTTTTTGGCATGTCCAAGAGAAACATATTCATTGATGAACGCTTTATATTGAGAGTATACATTTTCGTGTTTTGAGagtttattttctaaactaaTAAACCTTTTTCTAGCCATGTTGTAAGAATTGTCCAGCATTTTATGTGCTCTTTCAGAAATGAGAGGAAGCTTTACCTGAAACCGACCAGAAGGTAGAATTTGAGTTGTTTTAGTGAATATTTGTTCAGCCAGATCCTCAGAGGAGGAGATTTTAACAGAGGGGGTCACTTCTTCGACTTCGAAGAATTGTCGAATTATATTATCGAGCTTATCTTCCTCAGATGTGGACTGGACAAATAAAGAGACATTTGACTGTGTAGGGGACAACTGTGAGCGATAAATTCCTTTGTGAAGTGCGTAAGGAGGTAAAGAACCAAACATAATGTACCCTAAGTGTGTGTTCTGGAGAACAGGGAGTCCTTTACCTAAACGTGTTAAACCATCCGATAACAACTCGCTGTATATGTCACTGGCAAGAAGAAGATCTATATTTCCAGGGACAGAGTAGGTGGGATCTGCGAGAGTGACTGTAGAGGGGATATTCAATTTACTTCTGTTTATGGATAACTGGGGGAGTCTACAAGTTATGTTGTCTAAAATAGCACAGGAGATTTTGAAACCATTACCATTTCTTTTGTATGGAAAAATTTCTAGATCGACCATTTTGTTCGAGAATGAACTATGTTCAGAGATAGTAGAGATTTGTAACCTTTTGCTGTAAGGAGAGAGATTTAATTTTTGAACCAAATCTTTAGAGACAAATGACGACTGAGATCCACTATCTAAAATACATCTAGCGTGTATGGGTACGCCATGCTTTGAATAAATAGTGACTAAAGCGGTTGCCAGCAGAACATCCTTCTTTATTGACAGAGCAGAGAGATAAGTCATCACATTTGAGACCTGAGAGGTTTGAGAttcagagagagagacagaattaCTTAAACCGGCTTCACCATCAGACCAAGTGTTTTGTACATTGCGAGAGGTTGCGTGATTTTGTAGTTGAAAAGATCTACTAGAAGAAGAGCTATTTTCATGGTCATTGTGCAAGAGTGTGTGATGCCTTTTCTTGCATATACTACATGAACGTTGAGACGAACAATTTTGAGAAAAGTGTTTAGCTCCTAAACAGTTGCAACATAGTttattttcattaacaaatttataCTTATCCTGTAAGAAAAGATTAGCAAATTTTGTGCATGCATAAATAGTGTGTGTAGCATTATTACAAAATACGCATGTTTTGGAGTAcgagttatttttattacttgccgAAGAGAAGAGGACCGTTTTAGAGTgagttttaataacttttttatcatTATTATCTGAGGAGTTTAACTTTTCCATAATGTcaaactttttttctaaaaaatcaaagaattgatttagCGTGGGAATATCTTTTGACCCTAACTCGTATTCGAAAGACCGGTGAGTGGTAAAGTTCACTTTTTGCAagaatatttctattaataagagATCCCAATGCTCGATGGGTACATTCATATTTTTTAGCGCGAGTAAGGTCTGTTTTGCGGTGACCAAAAATTCACGTAAGGCCTTTGCATTAGTTTTGACTAAGGATGGAACTTTGAAAAGACGCTGTATATGCAAACTAATTACGCGCGATTTGTTTTCGTAGCGATTTTGAAGAGTGTCTAACGCGATTTTCAAGTTTTCTTCTAAAACTTGGATGTTTTCTACCAACTGGAGAGGTTCGTTGCGTAGAAAAGATTTGAGATAAACGAAACGCTGGACGTTGTTGAGTTCCTGGTTGTTGATAATTAAAGTCTCGAAGAGCTGATAGAATGCACTCCATTCTGAGAAGCATCCTGAGAaagtttgaattttaatttcAGGAAGAGTCACTTTAGCACTAGCTAAACGTGGAGAAGTGGAACTGGACTGGTGTGAAAGAGGTTGGAGCATCTCCATTCTATGTTGAAGACCTGCTAGAGTTGAGAAGtacttttcttcaatttcttccctATCGCATTCTTCAGTGTTTGCTTCGTCCAGTTCCTCAATATGATCCATGAGGTCATCATATTTGGCGTAACAATTCGTTAGTTCAGTACGACGGAGTTGGAACTGCAAGGGATCCGTTTCTTGAGCAGAGTTATCCCTTAACCAATTAGAGATACGAGAGATTTTTTATTTCAACGGTTTGCGTTGTTTCTTCAATTGATCCATTGCGATTAGAGATGTATCGAAAGCTTTGCGAGATATTTATCTATGAGAGATAcacgagaaataaaaaatttcagaGTCTAATATCTGTCTACCGAAAAGACGGAGTAATAAAAATGCATGATCTGCACGTGATCGTTGTCAAATTACTTTCTTCGCAGAAGTTGTATGGGTCAGTTATCGGTATTGTACACAAGGGCGTACGTTAAGGTATTTTGAAGAAATATTGTGCTTTGTATTGTGTTATTGtgttaattgtatttattttatatgttaagaTTTATATTGTGTATTGTacatttttgtgttttgtaaaGAAATTAGGTAAGTACATATACCAATACAGATATTGGTCAAAAAAGTATTGTGGATGTAATCACGcagtataaatatgtataaattattttataagaaaCAGGGACGCGCCAAGTAACTTCTAGTAAAATTACAAGGGTAGAACTATTATAATCAATCACTCCTTCACATTTCAACGTGgaaaattatgaaatttttttaCATCTACCTAGATTTTTTTAAGGAACAATCAGTACACAGTACACTTAAAAAATA from Diabrotica undecimpunctata isolate CICGRU chromosome 4, icDiaUnde3, whole genome shotgun sequence encodes:
- the LOC140438788 gene encoding uncharacterized protein, with amino-acid sequence MWSDSEIVLAWLRSHHSRWNQFVANRVAQIQENSSHSHWRHVKSKDNPADILSRGMMPSNILNSTLWFHGPQFLQTFDLNLSEYSPKFNSNKLPEERKVVLHTRSAQFDFFVMLSERFFSFTKYVRTIAYVLRFANNVRSGTQKLSGALEVSELQNAEMKIIKLLQNSSFSSEIADLKGNTIISNKSLLQFAPFLDKNEMLRVGGRLRYSEVTFDQKYPPLHPSKNHVVRLILKREHLRLHHAGPQNALSQVRLRYWPLNGPREIKRIVHECHVCFKFNAKPLAQIMSDLPKERLCSAQVFAHVGLDFGGPFLIKASKLRKSPLIKSYIALFVCMSTRAVHIELVSGLTTEAFLLTLKRFISRRGLPQTIFSDNATNFLEAQNQLFDLYNFLKNKETNSSIQEFLASSKIRWKTIPPRSPHHGGLWESAIKSAKYHIYRLLGNLKITFEEFSTVLTQIEAVLNSRPICALFNDPSDFTYLTPGHFLIGRSLTSLLDQKYTSIPENRLSIWQNLSKLQQLFWKRWSTDYLNRLQNRPKWFLPFKNLQPNDLVLVKEDNLPPFYWSLARVMEVFPGKDGRVRIASVKTKDGIFKRTITKLCPLPSEGLC
- the LOC140438789 gene encoding uncharacterized protein, with the protein product MDHIEELDEANTEECDREEIEEKYFSTLAGLQHRMEMLQPLSHQSSSTSPRLASAKVTLPEIKIQTFSGCFSEWSAFYQLFETLIINNQELNNVQRFVYLKSFLRNEPLQLVENIQVLEENLKIALDTLQNRYENKSRVISLHIQRLFKVPSLVKTNAKALREFLVTAKQTLLALKNMNVPIEHWDLLLIEIFLQKVNFTTHRSFEYELGSKDIPTLNQFFDFLEKKFDIMEKLNSSDNNDKKVIKTHSKTVLFSSASNKNNSYSKTCVFCNNATHTIYACTKFANLFLQDKYKFVNENKLCCNCLGAKHFSQNCSSQRSCSICKKRHHTLLHNDHENSSSSSRSFQLQNHATSRNVQNTWSDGEAGLSNSVSLSESQTSQVSNVMTYLSALSIKKDVLLATALVTIYSKHGVPIHARCILDSGSQSSFVSKDLVQKLNLSPYSKRLQISTISEHSSFSNKMVDLEIFPYKRNGNGFKISCAILDNITCRLPQLSINRSKLNIPSTVTLADPTYSVPGNIDLLLASDIYSELLSDGLTRLGKGLPVLQNTHLGYIMFGSLPPYALHKGIYRSQLSPTQSNVSLFVQSTSEEDKLDNIIRQFFEVEEVTPSVKISSSEDLAEQIFTKTTQILPSGRFQVKLPLISERAHKMLDNSYNMARKRFISLENKLSKHENVYSQYKAFINEYVSLGHAKKVPLSLTNVHLENKYFLPHHSIIKEESLNTKLRVVFDGSMKSSSGYSLNDILLKGKTLQPELFDILLRFRLYTYVFTSDIQKMYRQVQIHPDHTFLQNILWRDSPEQDIECLELQTVTYGTKSASFQSTRCLMELAKTHQNNYPLASDALLTGCYVDDILYGANDTQTLLKAHNEITDCFWKMFLVSLQTLPMLFHQRMLLIRF